One part of the Rutidosis leptorrhynchoides isolate AG116_Rl617_1_P2 chromosome 1, CSIRO_AGI_Rlap_v1, whole genome shotgun sequence genome encodes these proteins:
- the LOC139858946 gene encoding uncharacterized protein, whose protein sequence is MGGLRVNNGLLNLKPHSAATTVELHHDIAGSTQFSLCEWSSSDDNESSYGKENSDGGEKLNKKLCSRNSVNQESTLESSKESETNTSPRESNRSESKASLNKTENPLHKDRAKVLSMFGTLVSPKLRDSQLSFETAVKTIVDVANARSSILEAHDALLKDMKNDEE, encoded by the exons ATGGGTGGTTTGCGTGTTAACAATGGCTTGcttaatcttaaacctcattctGCTGCTACAACAGTCGAACTACATCATGACATTG CTGGTTCAACACAATTCAGTTTATGCGAATGGTCATCTTCTGACGATAACGAATCCTCTTATGGAAAGGAAAATAGTGATGGAGGCGAGAAATTAAATAAAAAGCTTTGTAGTCGGAATTCTG TAAATCAAGAGAGTACATTGGAAAGCAGCAAAGAATCTGAAACTAACACATCACCACGAGAAAGCAACAGATCGGAAAGCAAAGCATCGCTGAATAAAACTGAGAACCCT CTTCATAAAGACCGAGCGAAGGTGCTATCAATGTTTGGAACTTTGGTGTCTCCAAAGCTTCGGGATTCTCAACTATCATTCGAGACAG CCGTAAAAACAATTGTAGATGTAGCAAATGCTCGTTCATCTATTCTTGAAGCTCATGATGCGCTGCTTAAGGATATGAAGAACGACGAGGAATGA